The genomic region ctattaggcTGGACGGTATGGGTCCGTCTCCCCCTCCGTCTTGGTTCGGCGACGCGCGGCACACCACGCCGGCCCCCCtcctaggggtgttcatcgaatcgaattgttcgaataatttttatttttccttgaattcgtattcgattcgaattcgattaaaacctatcgaattcgattcgaattcgtattcgaataaaaaacccaattcgtattcgattcgtattcgactAAAgtttcgaattcgaatcgaattagaataaattcgatttaattcagattctttaaaacatgtaaaaaactatcaaaatgaaacgtaaattttaaagcagccataaagcacgatatcacattaaaagttttcaaataaagtaccacaagtctaaaattcaaaacgagaagtcgggaataatcactccacattacaagttaatatttttatggttagaaatctattgatagataCTTAGGTTTTACTTATGGGTcatgtagtgggtttggtaatgggtaattttaatacttggaaaaaattttgaaaataatttatagtatagcttaataaaagttatatttgtattatatataaaaataataaataaaaatgtataatttttattcgaatttcaaatcgaatcgaatttgaaattacaaattcgtattcgatttacttgactcgaattgaatcgaattcgaattcttataatcgaaacgaattcttgataatcggatcgaatttaaacgaatttcgaattcgaaacgaatcctGAACACCCCTACCCCCTCCGTCCCGTCCCCATCGTTCGATTATTGCCGTTTGCGATGGACCAAACATGTGAGCCCCCATCTGAAAAGTAGCCGTTATTAAAAAAATGGAAAATTTAAGTTACCCCGGAAAAAAGTTTATGTTACCTCTGTTCCTTGGTTTGTTTGCGAAGTTTAAGTTAAAAAGAGAAGAGAGACATGATATTTTAGGTGTTGCCGGAGCTGCAGGGTTTACCGAAATTGCAGCTTGCTATTTCGGTGGAGCGAGGAGGGAGATGAGATGAGGGAGACGATTGAAaagaataaataataaaaataagtgtATAGGCTTATTACTAGTTAGTAGGCATATAGGTTGTTTACTTTTTTGCAGGAAAGTATATGATTTGTTTTATATGATTTGTTTTGAAAAGAATAAATAATaagaataaataataaaaataagtgtATAGGCTTATGACAAAGGTAGAGCGATATGCGAGTACGACGAAAACGCATCTACTGGAAATTCTGTTTCAGTTAGTGgggaacaacaagatttgaacatgttcgctctacgtaacgagtacacacatcataacctacaagcggacttggtggagtacatttggaacaacgctcaaaacgaacccgaccacgacatggaagacgaagactagtagcttattttaatatattagaattttttttaagtttattttttttaagtttatgtaatgttttttaatattaatgaaaatattttgttagtttatttgttaaatgttaaaaaagtagaagattaaaaaaattaaaaaaacataaaagtggtggggaggactatgattaggaccatcctcccataccctctagttttgggggatggaccatccttgggagtATTATGACGTGGCgtctacgtggcggatcatcctcccttggaggaccatcaccataccctctagccttagtacctaagtatgttactttgtgtaaaccacaaagactaactatgtaattaagtTTATGTAACAAAGTTGTCAACTTTTGAACCATCtcttttattaaaatatttataaataaataaaaaaaaaaaaaaaaaaaaaaactacatttTACAAGAATGAGACGGTTGCCCATGAGAAGAGAGATGATTGGTTCAGAATGACATGCATGACCATCCATGTATTGTCATTTCATTTCATCGTACAACTCTCTTAAATGAGATGGGTCAATAGCGAAGCAATTTGGGGCTTTGGGCTACGATATCAAAATCACTAATAATTTAGTGGCAATGAGGTGATATCCATAACTTCGAGGCCATTGTAAACTATATTGTTTATTGGCGATGAGATGATAGCCAGGGTCTTCATTCTAGGCTGGAGCAGTTGATTGGGCTGCTGGATAATGTTCAAATCTCGGCTGGTGCGGCTCGGTGGAAGTGGACTGCTGATCCGACAGGGAACTTCTCGGTTAAATCGGTAAAAAAGTTGCTAAAAGATGATCTCAGTCAGGTTAATGGATTTGTTTTCGAATGGAGCAAGTGGATTCCGGCCAAAGTTAATATTCATGTGTGGAGGATGGAGTTAAATAAAATCCCAAGTGCAGATGCATTGAAGAAAAGAAATGTGGTTATTGTCGATTCGACGTGCCCTCTTTGTAGCTCGGAAGAAGAATCAGTCGACCACCTGTTTTTAGCTTGCTTCGTTGCTTCGAACGTATGGAATGGAGTTAGCTCTTGGTGTAATATCCCTAATATTTTTGCGTTTTCCCTTCATGATCTCCTTTCGATTCATAGTAACATCGGGATGTCGGAAAGGAAAAAGGAGGCGGTTAAAGGTATTATCATAATCGCTTGTTGGAGCATTTGGCGTGCAAGGAATAACCTCAAATTCTCAAGCTCGTCGGCTAGAATTGAAGATAATATTAGTGAAATAAAGGTTTTAAGTTTTCTTTGGTATTCGAATAGAACGAAACACAGGGATTTAGATTGGAAGGATTGGTGCTcatttgtaaatatgtaattatgTAGTTTGTTTGTCGGCCTGGCTTGGGTCGTCGTTTTTTTGTTAATGaag from Helianthus annuus cultivar XRQ/B chromosome 10, HanXRQr2.0-SUNRISE, whole genome shotgun sequence harbors:
- the LOC110882104 gene encoding uncharacterized protein LOC110882104 → MSQGLHSRLEQLIGLLDNVQISAGAARWKWTADPTGNFSVKSVKKLLKDDLSQVNGFVFEWSKWIPAKVNIHVWRMELNKIPSADALKKRNVVIVDSTCPLCSSEEESVDHLFLACFVASNVWNGVSSWCNIPNIFAFSLHDLLSIHSNIGMSERKKEAVKGIIIIACWSIWRARNNLKFSSSSARIEDNISEIKVLSFLWYSNRTKHRDLDWKDWCSFVNM